The DNA sequence TGGCTGTTGATTATCAAACTAAATTGATTGAAAATGCAAAAGGCTTAAAAGATATTTTTGGTGAAAATGAAATGAAGTCCATGTGTAAAGAGCAATTGGATCTTATTAAAAATATCTCTTCTCATATTACAGAAATTAAAAGCGGAGTAGATATATTGTTTAAAGAAAGAGACAAGGCCATCGCTATTTCAGATCCTGCTAAACAAGCTGAAACTTTTTGTAATAAAGTTAAGCCTTTATTTGATAAAATCAGAGAACATTCTGATGCATTGGAAATGCTGATAGACAACGAAATGTGGCCATTAACAAAATATAGAGAATTACTTTTTACGTTAAGATAGGCTAAATTGATTTAATTTTCAATAAATATTTATTATAGAGAGGGTTGAAGAATTATCAACCCTCTTTTTTTAATCTTTTTCTAAATATTTCTCTTATAAAATTATAAATATAAACCACTATTGAAAAAAATGTTTTTTCTTTATTTATAATGATTATAAATTTCGTACTAGTCTTTAAAAGCGGTAAATGTCATGTTTTATAAATCTATTAATCTATAATTTTAGCGCTGTTAAATTTATAAAACTAGGCTTACTATATGGCAACACCGGATTTTAAGTATCAAGAAACTTTTGAACAAGGAAAAGATCTTACAGAATACTATTTACTAACTAAAGATTATATCTCAACCTCTACATTTGAAGGAAAAGAAATTCTTAAAATAGAACCGGAAGGTTTAACTTTGCTGGCTCAACATGCATTTCATAATGTTGAATTTTTACTTCGTCCGGAACATCAAAAACAAGTAGCAAGTATACTATCAGATCCGAGCGCCAGTGAAAACGACAAGTTTGTGGCTCTTACTTTTTTACGAAATTCTGAAATCTCAGCTAAAGGAATTCTTCCTTTTTGTCAAGATACCGGAACAGCGATTATTATGGGAAAGAAGGGCCAACTGGTATGGACCGGTGGAAATGATGAAGAAGCTTTATCTAAGGGAGTATACAATACTTTTACATCTGATAATCTGCGTTATTCTCAAAATGCTCCTTTAGACCTATATAAAGAGGTGAATACAGGAACCAATCTTCCCGCTCAAATTGATTTATATGCAGTAAACGGACAGGAATATAAATTTTTATTTGTTGCAAAGGGAGGAGGTTCGGCAAATAAAACTTATTTATATCAAGAGACTAAAGCATTATTAAATCCCGATAAATTATTTCCTTTTTTAGTAGAAAAAATGAAATCGTTGGGTACTGCTGCTTGTCCTCCTTATCATATTGCTTTTGTAATTGGAGGAACATCGGCTGAAACTAACTTGAAAACAGTTAAGCTTGCTTCTACTAAATATTATGATAACTTGGCAACATCAGGAAATGAAGGCGGGCGTGCTTTTCGGGATCTTGAAATGGAAAATAAGCTATTGAATGCCGCTCGTGAATTAGGGTTAGGCGCACAATTCGGGGGTAAATTTTTTGCACATGATATCAGGGTTATACGACTACCAAGACACGGAGCATCTTGTCCGGTTGGAATGGGCGTTTCTTGTTCTGCCGATCGAAATATTAAAGCAAAAATAAATAAAGACGGTATTTGGATTGAAAAATTGGAAGATAATCCAGCCCGATTAATTCCGGAACAATATCAAAAGGCGGGAGAAGCCGGAGGTGTTAGGATTGATTTAAATCGGCCGATGAAAGA is a window from the Apibacter sp. B3706 genome containing:
- a CDS encoding fumarate hydratase; translation: MATPDFKYQETFEQGKDLTEYYLLTKDYISTSTFEGKEILKIEPEGLTLLAQHAFHNVEFLLRPEHQKQVASILSDPSASENDKFVALTFLRNSEISAKGILPFCQDTGTAIIMGKKGQLVWTGGNDEEALSKGVYNTFTSDNLRYSQNAPLDLYKEVNTGTNLPAQIDLYAVNGQEYKFLFVAKGGGSANKTYLYQETKALLNPDKLFPFLVEKMKSLGTAACPPYHIAFVIGGTSAETNLKTVKLASTKYYDNLATSGNEGGRAFRDLEMENKLLNAARELGLGAQFGGKFFAHDIRVIRLPRHGASCPVGMGVSCSADRNIKAKINKDGIWIEKLEDNPARLIPEQYQKAGEAGGVRIDLNRPMKEILSELSQYPVSTRLSLTGTIIVGRDIAHAKLQEKLDNGEELPQYIKDHPIYYAGPAKTPAGYASGSMGPTTAGRMDSYVDSFQSHGGSLIMIAKGNRSQQVTDACHKYGGFYLGSIGGPAAILAQTNIKHLECLEYPELGMEAIWKIEVENFPAFILVDDKGNDFFQQIKNTSCNC